A part of Diceros bicornis minor isolate mBicDic1 chromosome 32, mDicBic1.mat.cur, whole genome shotgun sequence genomic DNA contains:
- the MC1R gene encoding melanocyte-stimulating hormone receptor, translating into MSVQGPPRRLLGSLNSTPAATPLLRLATNQTGPRCLEVSIPEGLFLSLGLVSLVENVLVVAAIAKNRNLHSPMYCFICCLAVSDLLVSMSNVLETAVLLLLEAGALATRASVVQQLDNVIDALTCGSMVSSLSFLGAIAVDRYISIFYALRYHSIVTLPRAWRVITAIWVASVLSSTLFIAYHNHTAVLLCLVSFFVAMLALMAVLYVHMLTRACQHAQGIARLHKRQHPLHQGFGLKGAATLTILLGIFFLCWGPFFLHLSLIIFCPQHPTCGCVFKNFNLFLTLIICNAIVDPLIYAFRSQELRKTLQEVLLCS; encoded by the coding sequence ATGTCTGTGCAGGGCCCCCCGAGGAGGCTGCTGGGCTCCCTCAACTCCACCCCCGCAGCCACCCCCCTCCTCAGGCTGGCCACCAACCAGACGGGGCCCAGGTGCCTGGAGGTGTCCATTCCTGAGGGGCTCTTCCtcagcctggggctggtgagcctGGTGGAGAATGTGCTGGTGGTGGCCGCCATCGCCAAGAACCGCAACCTGCACTCTCCCATGTACTGCTTCATCTGCTGCCTGGCCGTGTCCGACCTGCTGGTGAGCATGAGCAACGTGCTGGAGACAGCTGTcctgctgctgctggaggccGGCGCCCTGGCCACCCGGGCCTCGGTGGTGCAGCAGCTGGACAATGTCATTGACGCGCTCACCTGCGGCTCCATGGTGTCCAGCCTCTCCTTCCTGGGCGCCATCGCCGTGGACCGCTACATCTCCATCTTCTATGCGCTGCGGTACCACAGCATCGTGACGCTGCCCCGGGCGTGGCGTGTCATCACGGCCATCTGGGTGGCTAGTGTCCTCTCCAGCACCCTCTTCATCGCTTACCACAACCACACAGCCGTCCTGCTCTGTCTTGTCAGCTTCTTTGTGGCCATGCTGGCGCTCATGGCAGTGCTGTATGTGCACATGCTCACCCGGGCGTGCCAGCATGCCCAGGGAATCGCTCGGCTCCACAAGAGGCAGCACCCCCTGCACCAGGGCTTTGGCCTCAAGGGCGCTGCCACCCTCACCATCCTGCTGGGCATTTTCTTCCTCTGCTGGGGCCCCTTCTTCCTGCACCTCTCGCTCATCATCTTCTGCCCTCAACACCCCACCTGTGGCTGCGTCTTCAAGAACTTCAACCTCTTCCTCACCCTCATCATCTGCAATGCCATCGTTGACCCCCTCATCTATGCCTTCCGCAGCCAGGAGCTTCGAAAGACACTCCAAGAGGTGCTACTCTGCTCCTGA